The proteins below come from a single Eremothecium sinecaudum strain ATCC 58844 chromosome II, complete sequence genomic window:
- the NOP6 gene encoding Nop6p (Syntenic homolog of Ashbya gossypii ABL142C; Syntenic homolog of Saccharomyces cerevisiae YDL213C (NOP6)), whose protein sequence is MPEDTKPTKKQLKSLNFRKSKETKEQAKKRPIDDTPKPTDAEEPVPKKRKTRRGKGGKGKNSKKGNRFLIFVGSIPKNTTESELQAHFKSCSPDQIRLRPDKGIAFLEFDAEKDHSTIQRRMDVALLQNKTLFKGNRINVELTVGGGGNSQNRLEKLKVKNEKMETERRDRLKNMIAAGKAKTAANVATNSASTAAPAAVHPDRAKLLQ, encoded by the coding sequence ATGCCAGAGGATACTAAACCCACAAAAAAACAGCTTAAGTCTTTAAACTTCCGTAAATCAAAGGAAACCAAAGAACAGGCCAAGAAACGCCCTATTGACGACACTCCAAAGCCTACTGATGCCGAAGAACCAGTACCAAAGAAACGTAAAACCAGGAGAGGCAAGGGAGGTAAGGGAAAGAACTCAAAGAAGGGAAACAGGTTCCTAATTTTTGTGGGGTCCATACCTAAGAACACAACCGAATCCGAACTTCAAGCTCATTTCAAATCATGTAGTCCCGACCAGATCAGACTACGTCCCGACAAAGGCATAGCTTTCCTAGAATTCGATGCCGAAAAGGATCACTCTACTATTCAGAGGCGCATGGATGTCGCTCTGCTACAGAATAAGACGCTATTCAAGGGAAACCGCATAAACGTTGAACTGACTGTAGGCGGCGGTGGTAACAGCCAGAATAGACTTGAAAAGCTTAAGGTTAAGAACGAAAAGATGGAGACTGAGCGCCGCGACCGTCTGAAGAACATGATTGCAGCAGGTAAGGCCAAAACTGCCGCTAATGTTGCGACTAATAGTGCTTCAACTGCGGCACCAGCAGCTGTCCACCCAGACAGGGCAAAACTCCTGCAATAG
- the NPR1 gene encoding serine/threonine protein kinase NPR1 (Syntenic homolog of Ashbya gossypii ABL143C; Syntenic homolog of Saccharomyces cerevisiae YNL183C (NPR1) and YDL214C (PRR2)): MSSLTKLLQDRRKNEIPTSNLTSSLQAAVVTQQGLLREQMHGGIPPIAEHEPFTERGVRTRKVGRSDSDSDNEDFVRGSPEVKAYGLQSILESNSSSTAAMHNSGTFTREHAGSLLLTEDGRSGRNGRSFPSLSSGIPYSVPNSNSGPSQSSAGGTGNESTSVGSANASQWMDKYGNSLPKNISAIDSNVILSPKVDSVEPRFVISRQKLQKSCAEGSHHSLSRSNSLTSQLGTFFFNRNAKDPPSSIGHHNSTSANSGPNKENVPHDKSIPRPIRGRKSSLQSAYRQPTGSFNDSFTESPPFNEHYMNQPIPKSRHTSFADLKRFFRKNSSGSQSSVSPGTPPISTGSFSSHSSNHSSLISTSYANQLVDNLYNHATSGLCQGIPFSKRYSKMGEKLGAGAGGSVKLVKRLRDNAVFAVKEFRAKYDTESKRDYVKKIISEYCIGITLRNPNIISTVEITYDNNRILQVMEYCDYDLFAIVMSNKMSYEEICCCFRQILQAVEYLHSLGLAHRDLKLDNCVINSQGIVKLIDFGAAVVFTYPHSGTLVEASGIVGSDPYLAPEVCIFTKYDPRPVDIWSVAIIFSCMILKKFPWKVPKLRDNSFKLFCSGRDCDSLGALVSLTPNPPSYETAVEDKETNPPKSNNASDPNNPNIGPQRLLHSLPEESQHIIGRMIALAPACRASIEEIMEDDWIQSIEMCYVLEATGRTVRSESHAHTEVDQSEAHIAGLEKKNKKTSK; the protein is encoded by the coding sequence ATGTCATCGCTAACAAAGCTTTTGCAAGATAGGCGAAAGAACGAGATTCCAACGTCAAACCTGACGTCTTCACTACAAGCCGCTGTAGTCACTCAGCAAGGACTTTTGAGGGAACAGATGCATGGAGGAATACCCCCTATTGCAGAACACGAGCCGTTTACAGAGAGAGGTGTGCGTACTAGGAAGGTTGGAAGGTCTGATTCAGATAGTGATAATGAGGACTTCGTGCGTGGATCACCAGAAGTCAAGGCATATGGTTTGCAGTCAATATTGGAGTCCAATTCATCAAGTACAGCGGCTATGCATAACAGCGGTACATTTACTAGGGAACATGCTGGGTCTTTGCTGCTGACCGAGGATGGCAGGTCGGGTCGTAACGGCCGCAGTTTTCCATCTTTGTCATCTGGCATTCCGTATTCAGTACCTAATTCCAATTCCGGGCCCTCCCAGTCGAGTGCGGGCGGAACAGGGAACGAAAGCACCAGTGTGGGTTCCGCCAATGCTTCTCAATGGATGGACAAATACGGCAATTCACTACCTAAAAATATTTCTGCGATTGATTCAAACGTAATATTATCCCCTAAAGTTGACAGCGTGGAACCACGCTTTGTCATTTCGCGCCAAAAACTCCAGAAAAGTTGTGCGGAGGGTTCTCACCATAGCCTGTCTCGTTCCAACTCGCTTACCTCCCAGTTGGGAACGTTTTTCTTTAATCGAAACGCGAAGGATCCACCATCGTCCATAGGACATCATAATTCCACATCCGCCAACAGCGGACCTAACAAGGAGAATGTACCGCACGATAAAAGTATCCCTAGGCCAATTCGTGGAAGGAAGAGTTCCCTACAGAGTGCATACAGACAGCCTACGGGGTCATTTAATGACTCATTCACTGAGTCCCCGCCATTTAATGAACACTATATGAATCAACCCATTCCAAAATCGCGCCATACTTCGTTTGCGGATTTAAAGCGCTTTTTTAGGAAAAATAGTTCTGGCAGCCAGTCAAGTGTATCTCCGGGCACCCCTCCCATTTCTACAGGGTCCTTTTCGTCTCATAGTTCAAACCATTCTTCACTGATATCAACCTCTTATGCTAATCAATTGGTCGATAATCTGTATAACCATGCGACCAGTGGGTTGTGTCAGGGCATTCCATTTTCTAAACGTTACTCCAAAATGGGGGAAAAGCTAGGTGCAGGCGCAGGCGGATCTGTTAAGCTTGTCAAGAGGTTGAGGGACAATGCTGTTTTTGCAGTTAAGGAGTTTCGTGCGAAATACGATACAGAGTCTAAACGTGATTACGTCAAGAAGATAATATCCGAGTATTGCATCGGAATAACTCTGCGCAACCCAAACATTATATCAACCGTTGAAATTACGTACGATAATAACAGGATCCTGCAGGTTATGGAATATTGTGATTATGACCTATTTGCTATTGTGATGAGTAACAAGATGTCCTACGAGGAAATTTGTTGCTGTTTTAGACAGATCCTGCAAGCTGTTGAGTATCTGCATTCCCTTGGACTAGCACATCGGGATCTGAAGCTGGACAACTGTGTCATTAATAGCCAGGGAATTGTCAAGCTAATTGATTTTGGCGCAGCAGTTGTTTTTACGTATCCGCACTCAGGTACTCTTGTTGAGGCAAGCGGAATTGTTGGCAGTGATCCTTACTTGGCACCTGAAGTTTGCATTTTCACAAAATATGATCCCAGACCAGTCGATATATGGTCGGTTGCGATTATATTCTCATGCATGATTCTGAAGAAGTTCCCATGGAAAGTGCCAAAACTAAGAGATAACTCGTTCAAACTCTTCTGTTCCGGTAGAGACTGTGATTCGTTAGGCGCATTGGTCAGTCTTACACCCAATCCACCGTCTTACGAAACAGCTGTAGAAGATAAAGAAACTAACCCACCCAAGTCTAACAATGCTTCAGATCCAAACAACCCTAACATAGGACCACAAAGGTTGCTCCATTCCTTACCCGAAGAAAGTCAGCATATAATCGGTCGCATGATTGCATTAGCTCCTGCATGCAGGGCTTCCATAGAAGAGATTATGGAAGACGACTGGATCCAATCTATAGAAATGTGCTATGTTTTAGAGGCTACTGGCAGGACAGTTCGGAGTGAATCCCATGCACATACTGAGGTTGATCAAAGCGAAGCCCATATTGCAGGACtagaaaagaaaaacaagAAAACCTCCAAATGA
- the MRPL19 gene encoding mitochondrial 54S ribosomal protein uL11m (Syntenic homolog of Ashbya gossypii ABL144C; Syntenic homolog of Saccharomyces cerevisiae YNL185C (MRPL19)): MSQPVKNVLVKLIVGAGQAAPSPPVGPALGSKGIKAMDFCKEFNARTANYAPGVPVPVLITIKPDRSFKFELKSPPTGYLLLKALGQEKGHGTPDIKKPSGTLGELSLKHIYEIAKIKKTDGRHVSLDMESIVKCTIGVARSMGIKVVP; this comes from the coding sequence ATGTCACAGCCTGTGAAGAATGTTTTAGTAAAGCTAATAGTTGGTGCTGGACAAGCCGCTCCCTCCCCACCTGTCGGTCCAGCTCTAGGTTCTAAAGGTATCAAGGCAATGGATTTTTGTAAGGAATTTAATGCACGTACAGCCAATTATGCACCAGGAGTTCCTGTTCCAGTGCTTATAACAATAAAGCCGGATAGATCTTTCAAGTTTGAACTTAAATCTCCTCCTACTGGatatttattattaaaGGCTTTAGGTCAAGAAAAAGGCCATGGCACCCCAGATATAAAAAAGCCAAGTGGGACATTAGGCGAATTGTCACTAAAGCACATTTACGAAATAGCCAAGATTAAGAAGACCGATGGTAGACATGTATCTCTTGATATGGAATCAATTGTGAAATGTACCATTGGCGTTGCAAGAAGTATGGGCATAAAGGTTGTTCCCTGA
- the UBP10 gene encoding ubiquitin-specific protease UBP10 (Syntenic homolog of Ashbya gossypii ABL145W; Syntenic homolog of Saccharomyces cerevisiae YNL186W (UBP10)): MSVTDDTLKPLVDRLVSQPLQFKKATMKDKVMADNSSYIVIGNKASATTSIMSNNGTGDINSVREVNLDDSNGSNLSRRKVPSSLQEALQFYASSSTTNNNTVRTSATKRTENQDLADTEYQMTSGVNDEDNEGIKVNNEASDMTFDSGLSRVRCSDDDEEYYEAREHQQRDEFTEKQSNGLDQENWVNSDEDVGEEMESSSHSSTGDSTVLPSGTVESSSSTDEDYDPRKDVEKEDGEEEEEEESDGGSDISMSSQKCIYSKSVDTDDDDDEDEEESAALGSGDEAVIRKGHSTGLEAIEEDEDILRHKKASPNRYSSPTPPTTLSDISDFYQCNENENDRGTNKPHRIVKNWGANLSSSRPKGLLNHGVTCYQNAAIQAMLHIPALQHYLFDIIQGKYNGIISQNSVSQVFAETSKRMWAAETNSDKPSYINPKKLISRLEDINCMMSVWNQEDSHEYFMSLMSRLQEDSVPRGHKMTESIIYDIFGGMLQQRVECKSCGGVSITEQPIYDLSLHLKGKKLTKSDDQSIGEGGNQHSSNCSTVNGEDAPMPKRRYSIEKSIRDFFNAELIKKVDNKEGYVCEKCKATTNAIKRNMILRAPETLLVHLKKFRFNGTSSSKMKQAVSYPKFMDLTEYCVDSEKSLPVKYELIGVVVHEGRSLSSGHYIAHCKQPDGTWATYDDEYINKITERNVLKEVNAYYLVYTRLTPKAVNWTPLEDSAQTSAISTASIASADNNANNRKKHKHKSKKRKLNKN, translated from the coding sequence ATGTCCGTCACAGACGATACTCTAAAACCTCTAGTAGATAGATTAGTATCCCAACCATTGCAATTTAAAAAAGCTACAATGAAGGACAAGGTCATGGCAGATAATTCTTCGTATATCGTGATTGGAAATAAGGCTAGTGCTACTACTAGTATTATGTCAAATAATGGAACAGGTGATATAAATTCCGTTAGGGAGGTTAACTTAGACGATTCTAATGGGTCTAATTTATCTCGCCGTAAGGTTCCTTCATCTTTACAAGAAGCTTTACAGTTTTACGCATCAAGTTCCACtactaataataatactGTAAGAACATCGGCTACAAAAAGAACTGAAAATCAAGATTTAGCAGATACTGAGTATCAAATGACTTCAGGGGTTAATGACGAGGATAATGAAGGTATTAAGGTAAATAATGAAGCTTCTGATATGACTTTCGATAGTGGTTTAAGTCGTGTTCGTTGTTCCGATGATGACGAAGAATACTACGAAGCTAGGGAACATCAACAAAGAGATGAATTTACAGAAAAACAAAGCAATGGTTTAGATCAAGAAAATTGGGTAAATTCGGATGAAGATGTTGGAGAAGAAATGGAATCCAGTAGTCATTCATCCACAGGAGATTCTACTGTTTTACCAAGTGGTACAGTTGAATCGTCATCATCTACAGATGAAGACTACGATCCTAGAAAGGATGTCGAGAAAGAAGACGGAGAggaagaggaggaagagGAAAGTGACGGTGGTTCTGATATTAGCATGTCATCTCAGAAGTGTATTTACTCAAAAAGTGTAGATACggatgatgatgatgacgaagacgaagaagagTCTGCAGCGTTGGGTAGTGGTGATGAAGCGGTTATTAGAAAAGGTCATTCTACGGGCTTAGAAGccattgaagaagatgaggatATCCTGAGGCATAAGAAGGCGAGCCCAAATAGGTATAGCTCACCTACTCCTCCAACTACACTTTCTGATATAAGTGATTTTTACCAGTGTAATGAGAACGAAAATGACAGGGGTACCAACAAACCTCACAGAATTGTGAAAAACTGGGGCGCTAACCTCTCTTCCTCGAGACCTAAAGGATTATTGAACCATGGTGTCACCTGTTATCAAAACGCAGCAATACAGGCTATGTTACACATACCTGCTCTTCAGCATTACCTTTTTGACATCATACAAGGCAAGTATAACGGAATCATCTCTCAGAACTCTGTCTCTCAAGTCTTCGCAGAAACCTCTAAGAGGATGTGGGCCGCCGAAACCAACAGTGATAAACCATCTTATATAAATCCGAAGAAGTTGATCTCTAGATTGGAAGACATCAACTGTATGATGAGCGTGTGGAATCAGGAAGACTCACACGAATACTTCATGTCCTTGATGTCGCGTTTACAAGAAGATTCCGTCCCTCGTGGTCATAAGATGACTGAATCTATCATTTATGACATATTTGGGGGCATGTTACAACAGCGAGTGGAATGTAAGTCATGCGGCGGGGTATCTATCACCGAGCAGCCTATCTACGATCTATCATTGCACTTAAAGGGGAAGAAATTAACAAAGAGCGATGACCAGTCGATCGGTGAGGGCGGCAACCAGCATAGCTCAAACTGCTCGACAGTGAACGGTGAAGACGCGCCTATGCCGAAACGCCGCTACTCTATCGAAAAGTCGATTAGGGACTTCTTCAACGCAGAGTTAATTAAAAAAGTTGACAACAAGGAAGGATATGTGTGTGAGAAATGTAAAGCAACCACAAATGCAATTAAGCGTAACATGATCTTAAGGGCACCAGAAACGCTGCTAGTCCACTTGAAAAAGTTCCGGTTTAATGGCACCTCATCTTCGAAAATGAAGCAGGCAGTTTCCTATCCGAAATTCATGGATTTAACGGAGTACTGCGTTGACTCTGAGAAGTCTCTCCCTGTGAAATACGAATTAATCGGTGTTGTTGTGCATGAAGGCCGCTCTCTGTCTAGCGGGCATTATATTGCTCACTGTAAGCAACCTGATGGTACCTGGGCAACATACGATGACGAGTACATCAATAAAATAACGGAAAGAAATGTTCTTAAAGAGGTCAATGCTTACTATCTGGTATACACAAGATTGACACCAAAAGCTGTGAACTGGACCCCTTTAGAAGATTCCGCGCAAACGTCCGCCATAAGCACCGCATCTATAGCTTCTGCCGATAACAATGCTAACAACCGGAAGAAACATAAACATAAGAGCAAGAAGAGAAAACTAAACAAAAACTAA
- the RRI1 gene encoding COP9 signalosome catalytic subunit RRI1 (Syntenic homolog of Ashbya gossypii ABL146C; Syntenic homolog of Saccharomyces cerevisiae YDL216C (RRI1)) yields the protein MHLRDHTVRDLRHLIRQYSVQRRSPSGFKSNLSTSVLMESPMSAVPSSNDVNKIQQEVWKRDPKYFQKASISNLACMKLLRHAFEGGDIEVLGMLLGHIQDNTIIVLDSYALPVEGTETRVNAHMESYEYIVQYLDSMVKDKLTIIGWYHSHPGYGCWLSSIDTETQALNQNFQDPYLAIVVDPKKTQETGKLDIGAFRTLPDLYAASSSVSLASRSSAPRYYELQISYFEALYDSNLYRSKLVMNAPVKDSAREKALVTQLIESARTYRNVKKLQAVSYAFLPKHEESFDFSIQGSERSATQENQSSSTSSTDEEGKVGTTASYDEMEGTERFRNDNHINNDSHSVDIAMDASSVSSNEEQPQMEYQEQSGHQLKVIESEYFELKRELRLLKIQEYENARFYRDVFSL from the coding sequence ATGCACCTACGCGATCACACTGTTAGAGACCTTCGTCACTTGATCCGCCAGTACTCAGTACAGCGACGATCACCCTCTGGTTTTAAAAGCAATTTGAGTACTTCTGTGTTAATGGAGTCGCCTATGAGTGCGGTACCGTCATCAAATGATGTCAATAAAATTCAACAAGAGGTGTGGAAACGTGATCCTAAGTACTTTCAAAAGGCTAGCATATCTAACCTAGCGTGCATGAAGCTACTGCGACATGCTTTTGAAGGTGGGGACATTGAAGTACTAGGGATGCTACTTGGGCACATTCAGGACAACACTATCATAGTGCTTGACTCCTACGCCCTTCCTGTTGAAGGGACTGAAACACGAGTGAATGCTCATATGGAGTCATATGAGTACATTGTGCAGTATCTCGATAGTATGGTTAAGGACAAATTGACAATTATCGGTTGGTATCATTCTCATCCAGGTTACGGTTGCTGGTTAAGCAGTATAGATACAGAGACGCAGGCCTTGAACCAGAATTTCCAAGATCCTTACTTGGCTATTGTTGTTGACCCCAAAAAGACTCAAGAAACAGGTAAACTTGATATCGGGGCTTTTAGAACACTTCCCGACCTATATGCTGCTAGTTCTTCCGTTTCTTTAGCCAGTCGTTCTTCTGCGCCAAGATATTACGAGCTACAAATTAGCTATTTCGAGGCATTATATGATAGCAACCTTTATCGTTCGAAATTAGTGATGAATGCACCTGTTAAGGATAGCGCCCGCGAAAAGGCGTTGGTTACACAGTTGATAGAATCGGCCAGGACCTATAGGAATGTTAAGAAACTTCAAGCTGTAAGTTACGCTTTCCTACCGAAGCACGAGGAGTCCTTTGATTTTAGCATTCAAGGCAGTGAGCGCAGTGCGACACAGGAGAACCAGTCAAGCTCTACTTCTTCGACTGATGAGGAGGGCAAGGTGGGTACTACAGCCAGCTATGATGAAATGGAGGGCACAGAGCGTTTTCGTAATGACAACCATATCAACAACGACAGCCATTCTGTAGACATTGCAATGGACGCGTCTAGTGTGTCGAGTAACGAAGAACAACCCCAGATGGAATATCAAGAACAGTCTGGGCATCAACTAAAGGTCATTGAAAGTGAGTACTTCGAATTGAAAAGGGAATTGAGGCTGTTAAAGATACAAGAGTATGAGAATGCTAGGTTTTATAGAGACGTGTTCAGCTTATAG
- the SWT21 gene encoding Swt21p (Syntenic homolog of Ashbya gossypii ABL147W; Syntenic homolog of Saccharomyces cerevisiae YNL187W (SWT21)), whose protein sequence is MNILASTGDDFYGRGRASIWEKEDNSWYRMMRASDYQYPKLHVPTYNDYAGIANSEDCSVVLCQGISWACDGTSLVAVHDDFGIRQYLIPEGSNMKLAPFHRFFKSQSLLSHAVHPGHSLFEDDDSHKVILVSSHDLPVQMYSLSTHNDDQQLKSLFNYSTANTANEKFMSVYGISFVDYSQFLTGSARNTICLYDVARTNPIWTSQTTRRVCGKSNHRAIVSCFDEVNERHDEVRYAGTYKSELIRVDPRTGHIATWKSLKGTGHGIYQILRSDNGHYLYILQRNSKIISVVDIRYSMSTVNELHLPFKILKQKMWATYSTTYGILVGNEDGRILRWSRDSSEFGGLTNTGAPDADASTPTLLVDLEMPSCRINNIQQSPKAANTFAVSYTSDKFDTTDPNPLSGIMLLEL, encoded by the coding sequence ATGAATATTTTGGCAAGCACTGGGGATGATTTCTATGGACGAGGGAGAGCTTCTATATGGGAAAAGGAGGACAATAGTTGGTATCGTATGATGAGGGCATCGGATTACCAATATCCGAAACTACACGTACCAACCTATAATGACTACGCTGGTATTGCAAACTCCGAAGATTGCTCAGTGGTACTATGTCAGGGCATTTCGTGGGCATGTGATGGAACATCACTTGTCGCTGTTCATGATGACTTCGGAATACGCCAATATCTTATTCCAGAAGGGAGTAATATGAAGCTGGCGCCGTTCCACCGGTTTTTCAAATCTCAATCCTTATTATCGCATGCTGTCCATCCTGGTCACTCCCTGTTCGAAGATGACGATAGTCACAAGGTTATATTAGTTTCTTCACATGATTTGCCTGTACAGATGTATTCTCTGAGTACACACAATGACGACCAGCAACTGAAGTCTCTGTTCAATTATAGTACTGCAAACACTGCAAATGAGAAATTCATGAGCGTTTATGGGATTTCATTTGTAGATTATAGTCAATTCCTGACGGGGTCTGCGAGGAACACTATTTGTCTGTATGATGTTGCACGTACAAATCCCATATGGACCTCGCAGACAACTCGGCGTGTCTGTGGGAAATCGAACCATAGAGCGATTGTTTCGTGTTTTGACGAGGTTAACGAGCGGCACGATGAGGTTAGATACGCTGGGACGTACAAATCCGAACTAATACGAGTGGATCCTCGTACTGGCCATATCGCGACGTGGAAGTCTCTGAAGGGCACTGGTCATGGAATTTACCAGATCCTGCGAAGTGATAACGGTCACTACCTTTATATCTTACAGCGAAACTCCAAAATAATAAGTGTAGTTGACATTAGGTACTCAATGTCAACCGTGAACGAGTTACATCTTCCATTCAAAATACTTAAGCAAAAGATGTGGGCAACTTACAGTACAACATATGGAATTCTGGTTGGGAATGAGGATGGTCGTATACTGCGGTGGTCCAGAGATTCTAGTGAATTTGGTGGTCTGACGAACACCGGGGCTCCAGATGCGGATGCTTCAACCCCTACGCTGCTAGTGGACCTTGAAATGCCTTCTTGCCGAATTAACAACATACAGCAAAGTCCCAAAGCTGCCAATACATTCGCTGTTTCTTACACATCCGATAAATTCGACACCACTGATCCTAATCCCCTGTCTGGAATAATGTTACTTGAACTATAA
- the TIM22 gene encoding translocation channel protein TIM22 (Syntenic homolog of Ashbya gossypii ABL148C; Syntenic homolog of Saccharomyces cerevisiae YDL217C (TIM22)), whose amino-acid sequence MVYRGFGLEHIVPPPNKPFQEMTPEEQGEYGALMLSKFTMSCPGKSAISGVTGFALGGVFGLFMASMAYDTPLHTPAVAGNSPGAGIPGAMTMQQLADLPLKQQIKIQFSDMGKRAYSSAKNFGYIGMIYSGVECVVESLRAKSDIYNGTTAGCLTGAGLAYKSGPSAALIGCATFAAFSTALDLYMRSESGTPPKNDFNE is encoded by the coding sequence ATGGTGTATAGAGGTTTTGGGTTGGAGCATATTGTCCCACCACCAAACAAGCCTTTTCAGGAAATGACTCCTGAGGAGCAAGGTGAGTATGGTGCTTTAATGCTGTCGAAGTTTACTATGTCATGCCCAGGGAAATCAGCCATAAGTGGTGTTACTGGTTTTGCACTTGGTGGTGTTTTCGGTTTATTTATGGCATCGATGGCATATGATACACCTCTGCATACTCCTGCAGTTGCCGGTAACTCACCTGGTGCTGGTATACCGGGTGCGATGACCATGCAGCAACTGGCTGATCTACCACTGAAGCAACAAATTAAAATCCAGTTTAGTGATATGGGCAAAAGGGCTTATTCAAGTGCGAAGAATTTCGGGTATATTGGTATGATTTATTCCGGTGTCGAATGTGTTGTGGAGTCCTTAAGAGCAAAAAGCGATATTTACAACGGTACAACAGCGGGATGCTTAACAGGAGCGGGCCTAGCATACAAGAGTGGACCATCTGCAGCCTTAATAGGCTGTGCTACTTTTGCAGCATTTTCAACTGCATTGGACTTGTATATGAGAAGTGAGAGTGGTACCCCGCCTAAGAATGACTTTAACGAATAG
- the KAR1 gene encoding Kar1p (Syntenic homolog of Ashbya gossypii ABL149W; Syntenic homolog of Saccharomyces cerevisiae YNL188W (KAR1)), giving the protein MDSVYVPSKNSRILSENRVSKINKLYEDVQKQRSKQQSNHTYGDSVVSNNSTSVVGLESPTLEEMNGPGPVVNRRNSISNSDFTIKPQSIFTGKQTRPSPASSYGYNGDSPDISYGESNFEREQEEDDQNLMPRLRSKGSIIRMSAENTPYKPVRQFMVGSQAVRVRAQRSALRQSPRKRNTRTQLRSQLGKPVPLDYMPSSGAQYQRSAEDDSASLELRLKRIMEKDRSVFENKLRNIRRHYDEDPSETQAPVMYNKVTANKHGTSTDNNVYDNAQVNDGDHIRAELSKQTQKLDEILMLLRSSSNGTHMELLSWVTCIIILLFCNIYVYYYL; this is encoded by the coding sequence ATGGATTCAGTATATGTACCTTCTAAGAATTCCCGTATTTTGAGTGAAAACAGGGTCTCCAAGATAAACAAATTGTATGAAGATGTTCAAAAACAGAGGTCTAAACAACAGTCAAATCATACCTATGGGGATTCAGTTGTATCAAATAATTCTACTAGTGTAGTTGGATTAGAGTCGCCGACATTAGAGGAGATGAATGGTCCTGGTCCAGTGGTTAACAGGCGAAATTCGATATCAAACTCTGATTTCACTATAAAACCGCAATCTATATTTACCGGGAAGCAAACTAGACCTTCTCCTGCTAGCAGTTACGGTTACAATGGGGATAGCCCTGATATTAGTTATGGAGAAAGTAATTTTGAAAGAGAACAGGAAGAAGATGACCAGAATCTGATGCCTAGGTTAAGATCGAAAGGAAGTATAATACGTATGTCGGCAGAAAACACACCATACAAACCAGTCAGGCAATTTATGGTGGGCAGCCAGGCTGTGAGAGTCCGAGCACAGCGATCTGCCTTGCGCCAGTCGCCACGAAAACGAAATACCAGGACACAATTGCGTTCTCAATTGGGAAAACCAGTACCACTTGACTACATGCCATCCTCTGGGGCGCAGTACCAGCGATCAGCAGAGGATGATTCTGCTTCACTCGAGTTGAGGTTAAAAAGGATCATGGAGAAAGATAGGTCTGTATTTGAAAATAAACTCAGAAACATACGACGGCATTATGACGAAGATCCATCTGAAACGCAGGCTCCTGTAATGTACAACAAGGTAACTGCGAACAAACACGGTACCTCTACCGACAACAATGTATATGATAATGCGCAGGTTAATGATGGCGATCACATTAGAGCAGAACTTTCCAAGCAAACGCAAAAGTTGGATGAGATTCTCATGCTGTTACGGTCAAGTTCGAACGGCACTCATATGGAACTTTTATCGTGGGTGACATGTATTATAATACTCCTATTTTGCAATATATATGTGTACTATTATCTATGA